The Fundulus heteroclitus isolate FHET01 unplaced genomic scaffold, MU-UCD_Fhet_4.1 scaffold_124, whole genome shotgun sequence genomic interval acGAATGCCTATACatacaagaaaaacacattaaataattgtttaaaaaaaactttggagaGATGCAACAGAAGAACATTCTGATTTTTTAGAACCAAATATAATACATTCATGTTAGAATTTAATGAGACTGTATTTCTCATATATATTATGGGTTGCATGTGCCGACAAAGAAAAATTGGAAAAGAAACATCTTTTTCTGTATACATTTAATACATCTACCTTCAATGAAAATTTGAGAAAACTGTCTCACTTTTCAGCTTGCAGTTGAATGCATCCTCCCAGAACTCAGTCAGCACCGAGGACGCAGTTACTTGTGATGGAGAAAGATTCAGAAGGAAGTCTCTGAGACCAGGAATGACAGATTGTTGAATAGCAACTCCGATGGCCCCTGCACAGAAACGGAAGCTCATCAAGTGTGGGTCGGTAACCCAGGCCTCACTTCCAATCCACTGGCGAGGTGGAGGAGGGTCTTCAGCCAGCTCCTCTAAAAGAAACTTCATGTCCCCTGGAGCTGCAAATGCCACAACTACTGTTGATGTTGACCTGAAGAAAAATTATGTAttgctttaaaacaacataTAGCACATGTTTTCACAATTTCATAATGTAAATCAGTTATCTTTGATAGGACATTTTTCTAGTCTTCAGATACACATTGATACAAGGTACACAAGCAGGAGTGACATAAACCTCCGGATAACATCAGCAACTCTTTGGATTTTGCTGCGTGGGTTTGTCCGATAGAAAGATTCAGAGTACTCCACACATATTCCAGCTCTGAATGCCGCCTCAAGAAAAGATGCCATGCCGTTATTTCCATAATCTGAGTCTGACCGGATGGCACCTATCCAAGTCCAACCAAAGTGTTTCACTAGCTTGGCCAGCGCATCAGCTTGGTACTGGTCACTGGGAATTGTTCTGAAAAAAGTTGGATACTGCTTCTTATTTGACAGACAGGCACAAGTGGCATAGTGGCTcacctagaaaaaaaataatgcaaattaAGCTTGTTAACATTATTAAAGTAGCAGGCACATATTTTATTTGGCAGAAGGGTATTTGAAACTATACACCTGTGGAATATTGAAGGACCCAATAATGCGAGACATGCTAATAGATGGAGTGGATCCAGATTCACCAATAACAGCCATCACCGCACCAGACTGAGAACAGTCATTGTCTGTGTAAAACACAGGGTCATGGCCATTTGACAGCTGAAATGCCACATGCACAGTGACAGGCACAGAGGCGCAAGAGTCATGGATCTGATATCCCAGTTTGACACCTGGCAGCAGCTCcgtgttattatttatttcctcAATGGCAAAGATCATTGCACGAGCAAAGCGTAGTTCACGTGGATCTATTCTGCACACAGAAAGTAAAAGTGTGCATTTTACATGTTAAAAAATGAGGTAATTTGACATTTTGCTACAAACCTATAATGAAAATAATCCTTGACAAATATAATACATATCAGTACAAATTTAAAATCAGGaacaatcttttcttttttatcttaaacCAAGCCCTAAGGTCTCATTCCTTCTTTGTAAGTTTATAAACAGTTtgtttgaaatgataaaatataactGTGTTTGAACTCTGAAAAATATGTGATAAATATTTATTCCATTAAAAAACATCACAGTGTCTCAACATTGAGAAAGAAATCTCAGCAATTCAGTTCAACATCATTTTCACCTCATCTCACTTACCTCCCTGAGCACCTTAGAGGCTCAGGAGCTGTTGTATAGTTATTATCTACCATGTGCATGTTGGCATGGATGGAGAAAACACCTCCAATGATGTAGTCCCCATACATTGAGAAGGCAGGTAAATAAGCAGTACCCTGAAGGCtacattttaaagatgaaagCCCAACAAAAACGCCAGCAGCGTTGCCAGCCTCTGTGAgaccagctgtttttttctgactaTAAATAGACCCATCCAAAGCAACAACTTTGCTAAACTCAAACAGACACAATGGCAACATCAGGCCAATAAACAAAGCTGAGCTACCCATCCCTTATGTTCAtgcaaaagtgttttatctCTTCTTATATAGCTCTTCTGGTCTGTCAGAGGAGGGGATTAGAAGGAATTATGTGACAGTGAATTAAGATAAACTATTATAATTGGATGATGTTCATGGATGTATTTTTCTGGGTGTGTctatcttgtttttatttatctaccTTTTTATCTTCTCTCCAGAATAgagagaaaataacaaaatatatctcTCTTTTTACAGGCCAGAATTGTCTGATCATGATTCATTATGGGTTACCACTATGACAGAAAGATAAAACGATTGAACATGGATTTTGCTTTTGTACTATGCATCAAACACTGTATACTAGGTAAAAAACATacctaacaaaataaaaaagaatacatGGATAATCACACTCACAATTGCATGCACATGCCGTGTTTTTTGACATTTGTGTGCTTTTTGCATAACTTCCCATTGCATTAAATGCACCAATCACTAAGCAACCACTTTGTTTGGGAAGTTAGTGCACTTTTTTAAGGGAACTTAAAGCAGTTTTTCCGAGctgttatttgcttttaaaattgatcaaaataATGTGACATCTACTCTCATACTGATTTTATGAGGGACCTTTTGCAACATGCAGGGAATGTCAGGTCAGTCTgcgcaaagctgtcagctgggtGATAGGACATGTGTCATGTCAGCAACAGGAGCTGTGAAAAGCAGCAAAAGAAGCGCCAGAGAAGGCAGGATTAGACATCTCTCTGAACAGAGTGCAGTGAACAGATCACTTACAGCCCATGTGGGCTTGTTATTTCTCTATGTAAAGAATGTCATGTGTTGAATGAGACTTGATGGCCTGGCATGGGACATGGTACATGGGTCAGGCACTTGATTGATGTCCAGAACTCAGAAGCCGATGACGTGTCCAACAAGGACAAGGTAAAGAATAGCAAAATGCAGAACCTGATCAAAATGCTGATAAGGCAGCCAAAAAACATTGGACATTTTACTCAATTAGGCTCCAATAATCAGGTGTTGACTGCCTTTGTAAAACCCTTatataaaggcaaaaaaagatgGGGAAAAGGTTATTGGACTAAGCCTGTTTGCGCAATGCAGGTGCAGCCGATGATCATGATTATATGATGCAGTGAAACACAGTCAgcaattttattttggaaagtattttattctgaaaacgTCCACCACCACCGCTACACACATCAGAAGTTCAATCATCTCTGCAGTTCAACAGAACCACTAGCATAGCACCAACCTCTATGCCAGGGGAGGAATTtaactaattttaaaatatcttttaatTACTGTAAAGTCTCCATGATAAAATACAGAAGTATCCACAAAAATGTCTGAATCCTGGCTAAATGGTCATATAAACCTCTACAAACACGTTAAAACTATGCGCAATTGaatcaaaaagcaaacaaaactcAAAAGACATTTCTTCATATCTATGTCACAGTTGTAACAGCTGTTATAACCCCACATAACACCTTAGCTGAACCCAATGAGCCCATACACTGCTAAGCAATCAATTTTGTCCCTACTGATGCTTTTCAATCAGTGATCTGCTACTTCTCACACCCAACTGTGTTTTTGCAAGGGTTTTTGCTTCGGAGTGTTGCTGAAAGCAGCGCAAGACAGACTGGTGTGTGGTTTTCGTCTATAGGCAACCATGAACCAGCGCAGGTTTGACTGACGGGTACTGCTTAAATCCCACTACGATAATTTTGCTGCTCTTGTTTCTTgcttttaatgttgttcatattAGACTAAATGCTGATATGTTTGTGACAGACATGTTGATCTGACGTTTATCAAAATACGGAACAAGTTATCCTGTATTGCTTCAAAACGGACACAACATTGACCAAATATAGGACAATTCCATATTTTACGGGGTGGTTGAAACCATAGCTAACTGCACAGACATTGAGGGAAAACAACTGACGTGTTGGGAAACTTTATACTTACTTTTCGCTTCTTTATTGGGAATCTTCTGATGTATAATGTGACAGTGTCTGGGGAGGAATGAGGGGTTGCAAACACGTCATACTAGTAAAGCAAAGCTAAGTAGAGTCCTCCCAAATGtgtatttgttttagaaaaaaagcaaaagctatGCACAGTGAGATGTCAGTGGGACTGACATTAGCGTGTGCATTTTCCAGCTGCCATTCAGTTTTTATGCTTGGAGAAAGCAGTGGTGCAGTGACATGTTGTTGGTAGCCagtgttgaggaaaatatcttagttgttatattaatcaggcatttgTATGGAAAGTAATAAGGTACTCCTGGTCTCTAAACTGGGTCTCCCCTTTTAAGGCAGAAAGCATGCAGTTCACAGGATGTTTGCTTTGAGGTCTGAGGGCTGGTTTATGGCTTTTGAGGCCATTTGGCTTGACCCCTTACAGGACGGCTTGAGTAATAAATTAGCCATACTGCATGGGAACCTTGAGAGTAGATCAGAGCCTGGAGCCACGGTGTCTGCGCCCACAAACCCCCAACCTAATCGGGAGGTTTGTGGGCCTGCAGCTCAAAAGGGTTCTGGCTAAAGGGAGCGATCCCTTTAGCCAGAAGTTGCCAGTGTGTTAACGTACCTCCTGTGGTATGCTTCTGTGGCCACTGTCGGATGACAGCCTCTCATTTCTTGCTGCTAACTGTTCCTTTTTGTGCTACAGGTGCCCGCCTCTGATTCCATCAGAGTGTTTCCTTGTTACGAGATTGAGTCTTGGCTGGGAAAAGCCCTCTGAATCCCATCTCTTCAGATGCCTCCACCGTTTCAGCTGCCTCAGGTTCACCGATCCTTGTAAACCCATCCACGACCTGCTTGGCTTTATCAAGTCAGGCCACTACCACTACCCTGAACTCCATTACCTGGTACTTCTGGCGGATGAAGTTCCTCGCTCCCTCCCTTAGTGACTCCACCATCGGCCGCCCTCTTGTCGCTCAGTCATCTGCTGGTAGCGTGGCGCCACCGCTGGGTTCCTCCTCACGCACGGCTTCCCCCGGATAGGTTTTGCGAACCTAGTAGTAAGCATCAGTTTCCCCTCTCACAATCCTGCTCCCTTTCTCGGTTTAATCTCTTCTTCCCCCTCTTGCAGATCCAATCCCGTTTGGGTCCGTCCGAAGCCTCCTCGAGCCGTGCCAACATTCTGTAATTATCTGTCAacctgtgtaaataaatatcactCAAATCATTTGCCTTCTatctgtgttctgcatgtgggtcaggcTTGTATTGTAAGGTTACTGATCATGGTTGTGTCATGCTGTGTGATTGGCTGTACTAACACATTCAACAACCTAAAAGTTTTTACAGGTTTCCTAAGAAACCAGATCAACGAAGAAAGCTCTGGATAGCGGTGATAAAGCGAAGAAAATTGAATGGCCAACCATGGGACCCTGCAGATCATGACCGAGTTTGTCATCTGCATTTTGTGactaatcagagaaataaaaacttttacagcgGTTACATTTAGCAGGTAGACACGCCCATGACAACCACCGCCGTTTGCTGGTTTCCGGTTTCCTTATCACCGTCTGAATACATGCTGAAACCGcatctttaaaattaactgcatctgcctgaatcacaatgaaaagcaATGCAGCTCTgtgcttacctgactccgccagatagatttgctccgcatatccatctggaaaccttccgttgaagtaattttgggaaggggcgaaaatactggttagctgattggcctattttggtgatagacgggccaaataaaccaatcagattcgtcgtcgctctgttacgagcgacgacgaaaacacaaccacaagcccagctactcttgctgctgcaggtaaaggctcgttagctcagcaaagaaataccctgtaattccgataaaacttgctagatagccgcgctaacgctagtttcatcggctgaagccgccatgttctttagactgaactgtcgctcctcgttgcgtcacacctcaacccgcctcaaagccaacgctgattggacgttcgtttggtgaacggctccaaattttctttaacggagagtagccagactgatctgcaagtgaaaccttgaaagctcgcgagatcaggatggtctcacgaggctagctcTGTGCGTGTGCATAGTCAAGAAATCGCGTGTACCACTAATATCTCCCCCGCAGCAGCAGCGGAGGTTGTGGGCGTGTCATGTGCGTCAGCGCTGGTAAAGGTTCAGAGTCACAGCACCATGAGCAGTGCAGTTTGTAGGTGCTGCGCGATcgatttaatcttgtaaataaaactttcagctCAAATTAAATTTTCCCTCTACAGACGACGTGGAGCGAGGAGAGAGATAGAAAATTCAGTCAGCGCGCAGGCTTGCTTTGTGATGTCACACAAAGGCTTCGCGAATAAGCCTATAATGCTGCTTCTGGTGGAGGCGATCCTTCAACAGCCCACCCTCTTGCCGATCAACAGCTGATTCTGTGGCGCTCCAACACTGTTCCACTCTTAGGCGTGCCATGAGTGCCTCTCTATGTTTGGAAACACATACCTGTGTGAACAACTTTTCTCTTTAATGAAGCTAATCAAAACATCACACAGGAGCTGTCTTACTTATAATCACTTTCCCTCAAACCTGAGGATTTCCTCAGCTCAGAGCCTAACCCCGAACATTGATGAACTTGTATAAAAGATGAGACACCACCAAGTATCAGGCTCAGCCTCAGACAAGTGAGCATCACAGAATACGAATGTATTTTTCGGTTTTTAATTCagtaacatttttacatttgtttgtgcAAGACATGATTTTTCTTTGAACGAAGTATCGTTTTTCTGTGTGCCATAGATTTTTATAtttgattgtattttatttattcatatttactttTCAGTTTAAAGGAATACAactgattttttcttttcttattttactaTTTGAAAGCAGTGATCGGTAGGATCATAGAGCAGCACAATAATGCATTTTCAGATTATAATGCatgcacttttatttatgtattcatcTTGATATTaagaaacatattttgtttttaaaaaacaattaatttttttgctgtttgccTGTTGAAAATGGTTTAACTTGAAATTACTAACAGATCCATGAGAAAATATTGCTTTAttcaattaattattaattaatataCACTGTGTTATGTCTTGGTTCAATAGGCTATGTGCAATCATTTCAATATGTTTTAAGAAACATTGAGCCCGTCCGACCCTCGGCTTGtagcaaattgttttttttggcccttGGTGTATTTGACTTTGACATCCCTGTTCTAGGACAACATTAATTCCTGAGttgattttatctttaatctgcAAAATTGTCAATCAcctcaaaaacaacaaagcatgAAGAAAACCTATAGGCATTCAgttgcttttttatattttgagtTAATAGTCATTTTCAAAAGTGTATTACACTAGTATGTTACAGTACATTTTGACTTTCACTTGTGATAATAGTGAGCATGCTTAACAAATTGcagtaatctaaaaaaaaacatagaactcAAACGCAGTGGGTAAAATAGGAAGGTAAATTACATTTTGCTTTTGGATAACCCAGCTCTATTAGAAACATCAATATAAATGAAAAGACAGCTGCTAGATATGGCAAATATGTGAGGGCTGGTAGCACCCAGAAAAATAAACGCCCGTCAAAACTTTGTGAATTTTAAGTTGTTACGGTAGATTGACCTGgtcaataaattagattattgaaaagttcatttattttagttatttgtatAGATCATTTAAACAAAGATTGATGTTTCcaagcatttatttcagttaattatAATGGTTATCTACTTACAGGTAATGAAATCACAACATTTGAGAAAATTACTTCAGACCAaagatatacatttttaatacagaaatgtgggcttaatgactAATAACTCTAAtgcctgcttaaaggttgtaaTTTTCAAAAGCtacttttaaattgaaaaaagcATCACAAGAACACATATTCTAATTGATTGTATattgctgcatttttttcctgaaatacCATTTTGTGTTGTATAAGACAGCTGATGTGGTTATCCTCCAACCCTGTTTGTACGTGTAAACCTCCTGGCATAGGAGTTGAAGCGTAATTGAAAACTGACTAAAGATTTCCTAAAAACTGATCATGTCTGCATGTGTATGTGGTATTTGATTTCCTGAACATGTATGGAGTGTATAGTATTAAAAGACCATCCCAGTCACTACTTCAAACATCAATATACACTTATTAGTGTTAGTATTGTCTCAATAGAAATTCCGGTGGCAGTGAATTaatggatgaataaataaattaatgaaatgtaattattttttcatGAAATGGGTCAGAAAACTCCCCAAAAGGTACCATTTTGATCTACTTACATATGCAGAGAGTAAACAAACCTTTAAGAATCTGGTTTAAAATGTTAACTTCTGATCAAGTCTAATAATTAtctttgtttatataaaaacaaagttaGTTATTTATCAGATGGTGTCATATTATTACCATCATGTAAATTTTTCGAGACTCTTGAAGTCAGTGTTAATTTTTGttcatcaaatatttttttgtgttcttctcTGGCTGAAACAAAATTATGAAACATTTTGGAGTAAATATACACAGTATCAGTCCAAAACTTGAGGCTAGAATGGCAAATATCTCCACAGCCACAGTAAATTTTCCAGGAGAGCTTATGTAGGCTGGGATGAAGGTGATCCAGACTGCACAGAATATCAACATGCTAAAAGTTATCATCTTAGCTTCATTAAAATTATCAGGTAGTTTCCGAGCTAAAACAGCTAAGACAAAGCAAAGTACAGCAAGCAAGCCGATGTAGCCGAGCACAGCCCAGAAGCCAACAGCAGAGCCTAACGCACATTCTAGGATGATCTTCTCCTTGTATGTGGTTAGATTTTTCATTGGGAAAGGAGGACTCACAACCAACCACACTATACATATTAAAACttgaataaatgtaaaagtCAGTACAGTCATTCTTTGCTGTAGAGGACCAAACCATTTCATTGCATTACGACCTGGAAGAGTAGCTTTAAAGGCCATTAAAACCACTATAGTTTTTCCAAGAACACAGGAGATGCAGAGAACAAAGGTTATGCCAAATGCTGTGTGCCGCAGCATGCAGGACAACTCTGAAGGTGCTCCAATGAAAGTTAATGAACATAAGAAACATAGAGTCAGAGAGAAGAGCAGCAGGAAACTCAGCTCAGAGTTGTTGGCTCTGACAATTGGAGTTGCTCTGTGACGAAAGAAAACTGCTGCTGTAATGATTGCCAGAGAGGCCCCACTAACAGAGAATGCAGCCAGAATCACTGACAGGACTTCGTCAAAGGAAAGAAACTCCACAGGTTTGGGAAAACAAATATCTTTCTTTGTATTAGGCCAGAATTCATTGGAACATGGGAAGCAATCGGGAGAATCTGAAAGATTaaccaaaaatatttattaatgcTAATACGAGGTGTGGCAGATGTATATGTTAAAAATGTTAGCTCTGACCTGTGATATTACTGATTTCCCCTTCAGGACATGGTATGCAATCATAGCAGCAGATTGGTTTTCCTTTTTGCAACACTTTACGTGTTCCAGGGGGACAACTCTCAGAGCAAACAGACACTGGTACCTGTAAGAAGACCATGTGAACAAAATTTTGAATATGACAATCACAAAGCAGTTCACAAAGGTTTTATCTGCTCAATGTTTCTCATTCTTCTTTTACTTGAGTGGTACCCTCCAACCATGTTATGTTCTGATTGATGTGAAACTGCTGGCCCATTGGAAGTGATGCATCATAATACCCCACTTTAGCCAGTTTTGTAAATCCACTCTCGCTCTTTTGCCAGTTAACCAGTTCATAAAAAGCTACAGGATCACCATTAGTATCAAATGACACATGGTAACCATTTCTTGAAAAGTTGACTTTCTTCAGCTCTGAAAAAACCTGGGAAGTAGAACAGAATTTAGGAAAAAGCAACCACCAATGCAATGTAAAATCAGTTTACCTGCAAAAGGAATGATGAATAAGTTAAATGCTTGtcataaaatgaaatttattgacaaaaaaagttttggatACACTCTATTCAAACTGACCTGTTTTGACTCCAGTTTCTTGTATTTTTCACATTGAGTGGTTATGTTTGTCTCCTCACAAACAGAATTATGAATGGCATGTGCTATTGCATAAACAGCCTTGTACACCATGTTAGTAATTCTTAACTGAGATGTTTCAGTGTACGGACTTAAGAGTGTTTTAATATCTTCTGATCCATCACACACTCTATTTTCTTGATCAGAATCTAAAGGTAGTACAAGAAAAATATTGCATAATGTTATTTGTTAGGACAATGTATACTAAAAACTGCTGATGCAGATCTTTCTTAAATTTCCCCAAAATGCGAGGCTggaaagagagagcaaaaaaaaaacatagacaaCAAGATAATGTAATACAACTTCTAAAATGTAGCCATTGGCAGTTGCAAAATGTTTGATTCACTGTAAAATCACTAACGGAGTAATGAGTTAAGATATCTGGCTCATATAGTTCTgagtaaaattaattaattaattt includes:
- the LOC105921765 gene encoding extracellular calcium-sensing receptor-like — translated: MIFAIEEINNSTELLPEIKLGYQIYDSCASVPMAMHVAFQLSNGQNPVFYKGSNCSQSGVVMAVVGDSGSTPSIGMLRIIGSFNIPLVSHFATCACLSDKQEYPTFFRTIPSDHYQADALAKMVKHFGWSWIGAVHSDSDYGNNGMASFLDAALREGICVEYIESYFRTDPRSKIQRVADVIRWSKAIVVVAFTASGDMRALLEELALNPPPPRQWIGSEGWVTDPHLMSFSFCAGAIGVAIQQSVIPGLRDFLLNLSASEVAASSVLTEFWEDAFDCKLTRNSDQENRVCDGSEDIKTLLSPYTETSQLRITNMVYKAVYAIAHAIHNSVCEETNITTQCEKYKKLESKQVFSELKKVNFSRNGYHVSFDTNGDPVAFYELVNWQKSESGFTKLAKVGYYDASLPMGQQFHINQNITWLEGTTQVPVSVCSESCPPGTRKVLQKGKPICCYDCIPCPEGEISNITDSPDCFPCSNEFWPNTKKDICFPKPVEFLSFDEVLSVILAAFSVSGASLAIITAAVFFRHRATPIVRANNSELSFLLLFSLTLCFLCSLTFIGAPSELSCMLRHTAFGITFVLCISCVLGKTIVVLMAFKATLPGRNAMKWFGPLQQRMTVLTFTFIQVLICIVWLVVSPPFPMKNLTTYKEKIILECALGSAVGFWAVLGYIGLLAVLCFVLAVLARKLPDNFNEAKMITFSMLIFCAVWITFIPAYISSPGKFTVAVEIFAILASSFGLILCIFTPKCFIILFQPEKNTKKYLMNKN